From one Pontibacillus sp. HMF3514 genomic stretch:
- a CDS encoding glyceraldehyde-3-phosphate dehydrogenase produces MTARVAINGFGRIGRMVFRQAVKDKDLEVVAINASYEPETLAHLLTYDSVHGRFQGDVKALDNGLEVDGKKIDIVSSRDPKELPWDKLGVDIVIEATGKFKTKESAGGHIEAGAKKVVITAPGKEVDATIVMGVNESVYNHEKHDVVSNASCTTNCLAPVVKVLDDEFGIENGLMTTVHAFTNDQKNLDNPHKDLRRARGCTQSIIPTSTGAAKALGQVMPQLDGKMHGMALRVPTPNVSLVDLVIDLKKDVTTDQINNAFKHASKNSLDGILSYSEEPLVSVDYTTTEYSSIIDGLSTMVIDDRKVKVLAWYDNEWGYSKRVVDLVKFVGEKLANQQEARVS; encoded by the coding sequence ATGACAGCACGTGTTGCAATTAATGGATTTGGACGAATTGGACGCATGGTCTTCCGCCAGGCGGTTAAAGATAAAGATCTTGAGGTAGTAGCAATCAATGCAAGCTATGAACCTGAAACCCTAGCTCATTTATTAACATATGACAGTGTTCATGGTCGTTTTCAAGGAGATGTGAAAGCGCTTGATAATGGGTTGGAAGTTGATGGTAAAAAGATTGATATCGTATCTTCTCGTGATCCCAAAGAGCTTCCATGGGATAAGCTTGGAGTTGATATAGTAATTGAAGCAACAGGAAAGTTTAAAACAAAAGAATCAGCAGGTGGCCATATCGAAGCTGGAGCTAAAAAGGTTGTAATCACAGCGCCTGGTAAAGAAGTTGATGCCACAATTGTTATGGGCGTAAATGAGAGCGTTTACAATCATGAGAAACATGATGTCGTATCAAATGCTTCATGTACAACGAATTGCTTGGCTCCTGTAGTAAAGGTTCTTGATGATGAGTTTGGAATTGAAAATGGATTAATGACGACTGTTCATGCTTTTACAAATGATCAGAAAAACTTAGATAATCCACATAAAGACTTACGTCGTGCACGTGGTTGTACACAATCTATTATTCCAACTTCCACAGGTGCAGCTAAAGCCCTTGGGCAAGTAATGCCTCAATTAGATGGGAAAATGCATGGAATGGCCTTACGCGTTCCAACACCAAATGTTTCTTTGGTAGACCTTGTTATTGACCTTAAGAAAGATGTTACGACCGATCAAATAAATAATGCATTTAAGCATGCATCAAAAAATAGTTTGGATGGAATTTTGTCATACTCTGAAGAACCACTTGTTTCCGTTGATTATACGACTACGGAATATTCCTCTATTATCGATGGTTTATCAACAATGGTTATAGATGATCGTAAAGTAAAGGTACTAGCCTGGTATGATAATGAGTGGGGTTACTCAAAACGTGTAGTAGATTTAGTTAAATTTGTAGGTGAAAAGTTAGCAAATCAACAAGAAGCCCGAGTATCATAA
- the coaE gene encoding dephospho-CoA kinase (Dephospho-CoA kinase (CoaE) performs the final step in coenzyme A biosynthesis.), whose amino-acid sequence MTVVIGLTGSIATGKSTVSLMFDDYDIPVIDADKISRKVVEPGEKAYNQIVETFGRDILREDESIDRKALGAIVFKDEEKRKALNGIVHPAVREKMLEERDDYVRQNAKAVVLDIPLLFESELTHFVDKILVVYVDEEIQLKRLMERDESTEDEAKSRINSQMPVSKKAEKADAVISNNGTKQQSYDQLDTILRKWEVI is encoded by the coding sequence ATGACAGTTGTAATCGGACTTACAGGAAGCATCGCTACTGGAAAAAGTACGGTATCTTTAATGTTTGATGATTATGACATTCCTGTAATTGATGCAGATAAGATTTCTAGAAAAGTTGTCGAGCCTGGCGAAAAAGCATACAATCAAATTGTAGAAACATTTGGTCGTGACATATTACGTGAGGATGAATCCATTGATCGAAAAGCTTTAGGCGCAATCGTTTTTAAAGACGAAGAGAAGCGAAAAGCCTTGAATGGCATCGTTCACCCAGCTGTTAGGGAGAAAATGCTCGAAGAACGTGATGATTACGTTAGGCAAAATGCAAAGGCTGTTGTACTTGATATTCCGCTTTTATTTGAGAGTGAACTGACACATTTTGTAGATAAAATCCTCGTTGTGTATGTTGATGAAGAAATTCAACTAAAACGTTTAATGGAACGTGATGAAAGTACAGAGGATGAGGCTAAGAGTCGAATTAATTCTCAAATGCCTGTTTCTAAAAAGGCGGAGAAAGCTGATGCAGTCATATCTAATAATGGGACGAAACAACAATCATATGACCAATTGGATACGATATTAAGAAAATGGGAAGTTATTTAA
- the ytaF gene encoding sporulation membrane protein YtaF: MQEIMTLIILAFAVSLDSFTVGFTYGMRKMGLPFKAILIIACISATTFFISMMIGKAISWFISPHITEILGGVILISIGAWVIYQFFKSDNHGPTEPKDPYILKLEIQSLGIVIQILRKPMTADIDKSGTINGIEALLLGLALSLDAFGAGVGAAMFGFEPLLTAGVIAFMSSSFLWIGLKSGFLLSCWGWLHRLSFLPGVLLILIGVMKMT; the protein is encoded by the coding sequence ATGCAAGAGATCATGACATTAATCATTCTGGCCTTCGCTGTTAGCTTAGATAGTTTTACTGTTGGTTTTACTTACGGAATGCGAAAGATGGGCTTACCTTTCAAAGCTATTCTCATCATTGCTTGTATCTCCGCAACAACTTTCTTTATTTCCATGATGATAGGAAAAGCTATTTCATGGTTTATTTCACCTCATATCACAGAAATTCTTGGTGGGGTGATTCTTATATCCATCGGTGCATGGGTTATCTATCAATTTTTTAAAAGTGATAATCATGGACCAACTGAGCCTAAAGATCCTTATATTTTAAAACTTGAGATTCAATCGTTAGGTATTGTTATACAAATATTAAGAAAGCCAATGACGGCAGATATTGATAAATCTGGCACCATCAATGGCATTGAGGCACTTTTATTAGGCTTAGCGTTATCCCTAGATGCCTTCGGGGCTGGTGTTGGTGCAGCTATGTTTGGGTTTGAGCCGTTGTTAACCGCAGGTGTTATTGCATTTATGAGCAGTTCTTTCCTTTGGATCGGTTTAAAAAGTGGATTTCTTTTATCCTGCTGGGGATGGCTTCATCGCCTTTCCTTTTTGCCAGGTGTACTTCTAATTTTAATCGGAGTAATGAAAATGACGTAA
- the mutM gene encoding DNA-formamidopyrimidine glycosylase, translating to MPELPEVETIKKTLEQLVINKTIQNITIHWPNIIQHPDDTEQFKQIVQGQTIHRIDRRGKFLLFYLDNHVLISHLRMEGKYGVFPKTEPVTKHTHVIFELTDGTELRYQDVRKFGTMHVFPIGDEFSCPPLDHLGPEPFEKAFTVDYLKEKLNKTNRHIKTALLDQTVLAGLGNIYVDEALFRSSIHPMRRASDLRDEEITSLHKEIIETLGEAVTQGGTTIRSYVNSQGQIGMFQQKLNVYGREEEACHNCGTVISKMKVGNRGTHVCLNCQK from the coding sequence ATGCCAGAACTACCAGAAGTCGAGACAATCAAAAAAACACTCGAACAACTTGTTATAAATAAAACCATTCAAAACATTACAATACACTGGCCAAACATCATTCAACATCCTGATGATACAGAACAATTTAAGCAAATTGTTCAAGGTCAGACGATCCATCGAATTGATCGCCGGGGAAAGTTTTTATTATTTTACCTCGATAATCATGTGCTTATTTCTCACCTTAGAATGGAAGGGAAATATGGCGTTTTTCCAAAAACAGAACCTGTTACAAAGCATACACATGTCATATTTGAATTAACAGATGGAACAGAACTACGTTATCAAGATGTTCGGAAGTTCGGGACAATGCATGTGTTCCCTATCGGAGATGAATTTAGCTGTCCTCCGTTAGATCATTTAGGTCCAGAACCATTCGAAAAAGCATTCACTGTAGATTATCTAAAAGAAAAACTAAATAAAACAAACCGGCACATCAAGACGGCTCTTTTAGATCAAACCGTATTGGCTGGGTTAGGAAACATTTATGTGGATGAAGCTTTATTTAGGTCTTCCATCCATCCTATGAGAAGAGCTTCTGATTTACGTGATGAAGAAATTACGTCCCTTCACAAGGAGATTATCGAAACCCTTGGTGAGGCTGTTACACAAGGAGGAACAACCATACGATCCTATGTGAATAGTCAAGGACAAATCGGAATGTTCCAACAAAAACTCAATGTGTATGGTCGTGAGGAAGAAGCTTGTCACAACTGTGGCACAGTCATAAGTAAGATGAAGGTAGGGAATCGAGGTACTCACGTTTGCCTTAATTGCCAGAAATAA
- the polA gene encoding DNA polymerase I yields the protein MSQKLILIDGNSIAYRAFFALPLLNNDKGVHTNAVYGFTTMLLKILEEEQPSHVLVAFDAGKTTFRHKTYEEYKGGRQKTPPELSEQFPLIRELLDAFHISHYELDQYEADDIIGTLARLGEQEEWDVKVISGDRDLLQLVSDKVSVALTKKGITNVETYTPSFMKEKMDVDPNQIIDLKALMGDSSDNIPGVPGVGEKTAVKLLKQFETLDGVYEHLEEVSGKKLKEKLTDNKDNAYMSKDLVTINVYSPIEVGLEKAQYEGYEYQQVSSFFRDLGFNSLLSRIGGEEAEAEEVNESLPHIEVETIEEVREEHLAETTALVIEMLSESYHTADIEGVGLVHKGGKYFIPGDQALHSEVFKKWAEDTNKKKWVFDAKKTLVAMKRYGIDVKGLSFDLLIASYIINPSENHHDIPAISQRMGRKEVAFDEEVYGKGAKMKVPETDLLADHVGRKTDMLFQLKETVEEQLKENEQWNLYHELEMPLSQILGVMEYTGVQVDVDRLKQMGEDLKERLAELEKEVYELAGEEFNLNSPKQLGPILFEKLELPVIKKTKTGYSTSADILEQLQDKHPIIEKILMYRQLGKLQSTYIEGLLKVVHEDTNKIHTRFNQALTQTGRLSSIEPNLQNIPIRLEEGRKIRQAFIPSEEGWKIFAADYSQIELRVLAHIAQDEKLISAFKEGADVHTKTAMDVFHVSEGEVTDQMRRQAKAVNFGIVYGISDYGLSQSLGIPRKEAKKFIDRYLESYPGVKAYMDEVVQEAKQNGYVTTLMNRRRYLPEITSRNFNRRSFAERTAMNTPIQGTAADIIKKAMIDLYHALEQEGLEARMLLQVHDELILEAPEAELEKLQSLVTKVMEETVDLEVPLKVDDEQGDTWYDAK from the coding sequence ATGTCTCAAAAATTAATATTAATCGACGGGAACAGTATTGCTTACCGCGCGTTTTTTGCTCTCCCGCTATTGAACAATGATAAAGGCGTACATACAAATGCAGTTTATGGTTTTACAACGATGCTGTTAAAGATTCTAGAGGAAGAACAGCCTTCTCATGTTCTAGTTGCTTTTGATGCTGGGAAGACAACTTTCAGACATAAAACGTATGAAGAATATAAAGGTGGGCGCCAAAAGACACCTCCAGAGTTATCCGAACAATTTCCACTAATACGTGAATTGCTAGATGCCTTTCACATTTCTCATTACGAACTTGATCAATATGAAGCAGATGACATCATCGGTACTCTTGCTCGCCTAGGTGAGCAAGAAGAATGGGATGTAAAAGTTATTAGTGGTGACCGTGACTTATTACAGCTTGTTTCTGATAAAGTATCCGTTGCGCTTACCAAAAAGGGAATTACAAATGTAGAAACGTACACACCGTCATTTATGAAAGAAAAGATGGACGTGGATCCGAATCAAATTATTGACTTAAAAGCGTTAATGGGAGATAGCTCAGATAACATCCCAGGAGTTCCTGGAGTAGGTGAGAAAACGGCTGTTAAATTACTTAAACAATTCGAGACCCTTGATGGTGTTTATGAACACTTAGAAGAGGTCAGTGGTAAAAAATTAAAAGAAAAGCTTACCGATAACAAAGACAATGCTTATATGAGTAAAGATCTTGTAACGATCAATGTTTATTCACCTATTGAGGTAGGTTTAGAAAAAGCACAATATGAAGGCTACGAATATCAACAGGTAAGCAGCTTTTTCCGTGATCTAGGGTTTAACTCACTTCTAAGTCGCATTGGTGGTGAAGAGGCTGAAGCGGAGGAAGTAAACGAAAGCTTACCTCACATAGAAGTAGAAACCATTGAAGAAGTTAGAGAAGAGCACTTAGCTGAAACAACTGCACTAGTAATTGAGATGCTTAGCGAAAGCTATCACACTGCTGATATTGAAGGAGTTGGACTTGTTCATAAAGGTGGCAAGTACTTCATTCCTGGAGATCAAGCTCTTCATTCAGAAGTGTTTAAGAAATGGGCAGAAGATACGAATAAGAAAAAGTGGGTCTTTGATGCTAAGAAAACACTAGTCGCAATGAAGCGCTATGGTATTGATGTAAAGGGGCTCTCGTTTGATCTGTTAATTGCCTCCTATATTATTAACCCTTCTGAAAATCATCACGATATCCCTGCAATCAGTCAACGAATGGGGAGAAAAGAAGTAGCTTTTGATGAAGAAGTATATGGGAAAGGAGCCAAAATGAAGGTTCCTGAGACAGACCTGTTAGCGGATCATGTAGGTCGCAAAACAGACATGCTGTTTCAATTAAAAGAAACAGTTGAGGAACAATTAAAAGAAAATGAACAGTGGAATTTATACCATGAGCTTGAAATGCCGCTTTCTCAAATTCTAGGTGTCATGGAATACACAGGTGTGCAGGTAGATGTAGACCGCTTGAAACAAATGGGGGAAGACCTTAAGGAACGCCTTGCTGAATTAGAGAAAGAAGTGTACGAGCTTGCTGGAGAAGAGTTTAATTTAAATTCACCTAAGCAACTAGGTCCCATTCTATTTGAAAAGCTTGAGCTTCCAGTTATTAAGAAAACCAAAACGGGTTATTCAACATCAGCAGATATTTTAGAGCAACTGCAAGATAAACACCCGATTATTGAAAAAATCTTAATGTACCGTCAGTTAGGTAAACTTCAATCCACATATATTGAAGGACTGCTCAAGGTAGTCCATGAGGATACAAATAAAATTCATACAAGATTTAATCAGGCATTAACCCAAACAGGTCGTCTAAGTTCGATTGAACCAAACCTGCAAAATATCCCGATTCGTTTAGAAGAAGGAAGAAAGATCAGACAAGCGTTCATTCCATCAGAAGAGGGTTGGAAGATCTTTGCCGCTGACTACTCTCAAATTGAGCTTCGTGTTCTTGCACACATAGCACAGGATGAAAAGTTAATTAGTGCCTTTAAAGAGGGAGCAGATGTTCATACGAAGACAGCAATGGATGTTTTCCATGTATCTGAAGGTGAAGTTACGGATCAAATGCGTCGTCAGGCGAAAGCGGTCAACTTCGGAATCGTTTATGGAATTAGTGATTACGGCCTTTCTCAAAGCCTGGGAATTCCTCGTAAGGAAGCGAAGAAATTTATCGATCGATATCTTGAAAGCTACCCAGGGGTAAAAGCATACATGGATGAGGTCGTACAAGAAGCAAAGCAAAACGGATATGTAACAACTCTCATGAACCGTCGTCGTTATTTACCGGAGATCACTAGTCGAAACTTCAACCGTAGAAGCTTTGCAGAGCGTACAGCAATGAATACACCAATTCAGGGTACTGCAGCAGATATCATTAAAAAGGCTATGATTGATCTTTATCACGCTTTAGAGCAAGAAGGGCTAGAAGCACGCATGCTTTTACAAGTTCATGACGAATTAATCCTCGAGGCACCTGAAGCGGAATTAGAAAAGCTACAAAGCTTAGTTACGAAGGTGATGGAAGAAACGGTCGATCTTGAAGTTCCATTAAAAGTGGACGATGAACAAGGTGACACATGGTATGATGCGAAGTAA
- the hflC gene encoding protease modulator HflC, with the protein MSNENIVEMNKPSSNEIKRYVRIGLSLIVFVLLLIGLFNSIFIVKEGEYKVVRQFGEIVNTEETPGLKFKVPFIQTVTTLPKKKMVYDVAQKEINTLDKKRMIIDNYAVWHITDPDNMINTARNMVNAETRMGEFIFSVIRTELGRMNYEEIINDEKSSRGNLNERVTKQVNELLARDEYGIRVEDVRIKRTDLPDENEQSVYRRMISERETKAQEYLSQGDAEKSRIIAQTDRDVKEMLAKADAQAAQIRGEGEQEAARIYNESFSKDESFYRLYRTLESYKTTIDGETTIILPQDSPYAQTLTGYFE; encoded by the coding sequence ATGAGTAATGAAAACATTGTAGAAATGAATAAACCTAGTTCTAACGAGATTAAACGATATGTAAGAATTGGACTTTCTCTTATCGTGTTTGTGCTATTACTTATTGGGTTATTTAACTCTATTTTTATTGTTAAAGAGGGAGAATATAAAGTTGTACGACAGTTTGGGGAAATTGTGAATACTGAAGAAACACCGGGTCTTAAGTTTAAGGTTCCATTTATTCAAACCGTTACAACGCTTCCAAAAAAGAAAATGGTCTATGATGTAGCACAAAAAGAGATTAATACACTGGATAAGAAGCGTATGATTATTGATAACTATGCAGTATGGCATATCACCGATCCAGATAATATGATTAACACAGCCAGAAACATGGTAAATGCAGAAACTCGTATGGGTGAGTTTATATTTTCTGTTATTCGGACCGAGTTAGGTCGAATGAATTATGAAGAGATTATTAATGATGAAAAATCCTCAAGAGGTAATTTAAATGAACGAGTTACGAAACAAGTGAACGAATTGCTAGCACGTGATGAATACGGAATTCGTGTGGAAGATGTACGAATTAAACGAACTGATTTACCCGACGAGAACGAGCAGTCAGTATACCGCCGCATGATTTCAGAGCGTGAAACAAAAGCTCAGGAATACCTATCTCAAGGTGATGCTGAGAAAAGTCGTATTATCGCTCAAACAGACCGTGATGTAAAAGAAATGCTAGCAAAAGCAGATGCTCAGGCTGCACAAATCCGAGGGGAAGGTGAACAGGAAGCAGCGCGTATTTATAATGAGTCCTTTTCTAAGGATGAATCGTTCTATCGACTTTACCGTACTCTAGAATCTTATAAGACGACGATCGATGGAGAGACAACGATTATCCTGCCACAAGATTCTCCTTACGCACAAACATTAACCGGATATTTTGAATAA
- the hflK gene encoding FtsH protease activity modulator HflK, whose translation MTLKQIYMWLAITVGVVVLAIVGITSWYTVDESEQATMLTFGEAGEDITTPGLHFKMPWPVQEVRKVSKETFSLDFGYNQDDKSGADQIRMITGDENIVLADLVVQWKITAPSQYLFHSADPKQILNNATSASLRGIIGSSKIDEALTSGKAEIENDVRELLKSLIADYDIGISIIDVKLQEVDLPNEEVRTAFTKVTDARETMNTKINEAKKYRNQKYEEALGEKDAIISRAEGDKVARIQKAKGDVAQFDALYEEYAKSPTITKDRLVIETLEEVLPEAKIYIMNDSGNTLKYLPLDPSKSKTVAPAQGGSNNE comes from the coding sequence ATGACATTAAAACAAATCTACATGTGGCTTGCCATTACAGTTGGCGTCGTTGTACTAGCCATTGTTGGGATAACAAGCTGGTACACCGTCGATGAATCCGAACAAGCTACGATGTTAACTTTTGGTGAAGCAGGTGAGGATATTACAACTCCAGGACTTCATTTTAAAATGCCTTGGCCTGTTCAAGAAGTTAGAAAGGTATCTAAAGAAACCTTTAGTCTTGATTTCGGATACAACCAAGATGATAAATCAGGAGCAGATCAGATTCGAATGATTACGGGAGATGAAAACATTGTATTAGCCGATTTAGTTGTACAATGGAAGATTACAGCGCCATCCCAATACTTATTCCACTCTGCAGATCCAAAACAAATTTTAAATAATGCCACTTCCGCCTCATTAAGAGGGATTATTGGTTCATCTAAAATTGATGAAGCCTTAACTTCTGGAAAGGCTGAGATCGAAAATGATGTGCGTGAATTGTTAAAGTCTCTGATAGCTGACTATGATATTGGCATTTCCATTATTGATGTGAAGCTACAAGAAGTAGACCTTCCAAATGAAGAAGTTCGTACTGCATTTACAAAGGTTACAGATGCACGTGAAACGATGAATACGAAAATTAACGAAGCAAAGAAATATAGAAACCAAAAATATGAAGAAGCATTAGGAGAAAAGGATGCCATTATCTCAAGAGCCGAAGGAGATAAAGTAGCTCGAATTCAAAAAGCAAAAGGTGATGTTGCACAATTTGACGCACTGTATGAAGAATATGCGAAATCTCCTACTATTACAAAAGACCGTCTTGTGATTGAAACACTTGAAGAAGTGTTACCTGAGGCGAAAATCTATATTATGAATGATAGTGGGAATACCTTGAAATATTTACCTTTAGACCCTAGCAAATCAAAAACAGTAGCACCAGCACAGGGAGGGTCCAACAATGAGTAA